The nucleotide sequence CAGCCCTGCGCGAGGCCGAGGAAGAAGTAGGCCTGCAAGCCGCCGACATTGAAATTCTGGCCGAGCTGCCGCCCATTGCGGTGCCTACTGGCTTCCGCATCACGCCATTTCTGGGAGGCATCAAGCGGCCCGAAACCTGGCAGTGGCAGCCCCGCGAGGTAGAGGAGGTGCTGGAAATCCCATTGCTGCACCTAGCCGATGCCGCCAACCAAGCCGAGGAAACCTGGCAGCTAGCCGGCTGGCCCGGCCCGCGCCGCGTCCCGTTCTACCGCGTGGATAGCGCCGTGCCACTCTGGGGCGCCAGCTACCGCATCCTGCAGCCTCTGCTCCCCCGCCTGCTGGCTGGTGAGTGGGATATTTGATTTTTGGGTTTGGGGTGACAGTGCTGGGCGTGCTTAGTGCATGAGCCGGGGAGGTGAGGCGCACATCAGCACGCGAGATTCCTCGCGCTGCTCGGAATGACGTTCTTCTTGTTCACCTTCTCCCGTCATCACTCCATCACCTCATCACCCCACCTCATTCTGGCACGAAATTGCGTTTGCAGCATCGTATGAACTCTACTTCCATGAAACGACTCTTGCTCTTACCATTGCTGGCGCTGCTGAGCGCGGGCACGGCGCAGGCCCAGCGCGAACAGTCCATCTGGCTGTTTGGCCAGCAGGCCGGCCTCACGTTCCCGGCCGATGGTGGCGCCCCCACCCCGCTGCTCACCAGCAAAATGACCACCTACGAAGGCTCGGCGGTGGCCACCAACGCCCAGGGCCAGCTGCTGTTCTACACCAACGGCGAGTTCGTGTTCAACCGCCAGCACCAGGTGATGCCTAACGGCCGCAAGCTGATGGGCTCCAACTCCAGCACCCAGAGCGCCCTCATCGTGCCCGACCCCGGCTCCGGCAACGTGTTCTACGTGTTTACGGTGGGCGCCCAGGGCGGCCCCAACGGCCTGCGCTACTCCACCGTGGATATGACCCGCGAAAACGGCCTTGGTGACGTGCCCCGCTCCAACGCCCTGCTGATTTCGCCGGTGGCCGAGAAGCTGGCCGCCGTGCGCCACGCCAACGGCCGCGACGTCTGGATTGTGGCGCACCGCTGGAACTCCAACGCCTTCGTGAGTTTCCTGGTGACGGCCGACGGCGTGCAGAGCAAGCCCATCATGAGCAACGTGGGCAGCATGCACGCCGGCCCCGGCCGCAACGCCATTGGCGCCATGAAGTTCTCGCCCGATGGCCGCAAGCTGGCCGTGGCTTTGTGGCGCGAAGCCAACAAATACGAGGTATTTGACTTCGACCGCAGCACCGGGCTGGTGAAAAACGTGAAGGCCTTCGCGCCTTACCCCGAAGCCTACGGCGTGGAGTTTTCGCCGGACGGCAGCAAACTCTACGGCTCCAGCAACGGCGAGGGCGGCGGCCAGGCTCAGATCTTCCAGTTCGATCTGAAAACCGGCAAAGCCACCGTCATCGGCAAATCAGCCAACCGCAAAGTGGGCTCCCTGCAGCGCGCCCCCGACGGCAACATCTACGTGGCCCGCGAAGACAACCAGTTCCTGGGCATCATCCAGAACCCCAACTCTGACGCCGCCAAGTACGTGGACGACGGCCTGAAGCTAGGCGGCCGCCGCAGCAAGCTGGGCCTCCCCAACTTCATCACCGAGCCTGGGAAGTAAATCGGCTGTCATTGCGAGCAGAGCGAAGCAATCCTTCCTCTCACCTGAGGCAAACCTTCCTAAGCAGCAAGCTCTCCGGCGTTAGATTAGTAGTAATCTACTGCCGGAGGGCTTTTCTGTAAGGGCTGTGTCTGCCACGAAAGGAAGGATTGCTTCGTCCTTCGTCCTCGCAATGACAGCCTATTGAATCTTCCCGAATTTAAACCGTAGGAAACCCGTGGCCACGGAGATGTATGGGTGCTCCGAAGTCAGCGCACCTACTACGTCGCGGGTGCTGATGCCGGCTTCGTAGACCGAGGTGGCAATGGTGAAGCCCAGCGGCAAACTCAGGCCGTAGCCGGCGCCACCCGTGACGCCGCTGCTCAGGCGCAGCCAGCTCAGCGGCTTGTAATCGACGCCCACGCCCACGAAGGGCGAGGTGAGGTTGCCGGCCACGTCGTTAAGGGGCAGGGTCACGTCGAGGCCGGTTTCGAAGAACTCGCTCACGCGGAAGCCGACCCCGGCGCGCAGCTTGGCCGGCAGGCTGGCCTTGCGCTCCAGCCCGGTCTGGTACTGAAACAGGCTGTCGGTGCCGGAGGCGAAGATTTCGGTGGCTTCCTTGATGAAGTTATAGCTGCCGATACCCGCCGATTTCAGCCGCTTGAGCTTCTGGTCGTTGGCCGTGAGCAGGTTGCCGTCCCAGGTCATGCTGCCCAGGTCCGTAACGGCCAAACCCAGGCGCAGCGACTTGCCAACTTCGGCTGCCACGCCCACATCGAAGCCGTTGCCCTTGCCCACCGGCTGCAGGCCGCTGGTGCGGGCCTTGAAGTTGAAGCTGGGGTTG is from Hymenobacter yonginensis and encodes:
- a CDS encoding NUDIX hydrolase, with the protein product MSLSIDDFPIPKTLRDSAVLVPVFRDAAGQLQLVMVRRSSFGVHGGQLAFPGGKPEPTDGSLLNTALREAEEEVGLQAADIEILAELPPIAVPTGFRITPFLGGIKRPETWQWQPREVEEVLEIPLLHLADAANQAEETWQLAGWPGPRRVPFYRVDSAVPLWGASYRILQPLLPRLLAGEWDI
- a CDS encoding TolB family protein; this translates as MKRLLLLPLLALLSAGTAQAQREQSIWLFGQQAGLTFPADGGAPTPLLTSKMTTYEGSAVATNAQGQLLFYTNGEFVFNRQHQVMPNGRKLMGSNSSTQSALIVPDPGSGNVFYVFTVGAQGGPNGLRYSTVDMTRENGLGDVPRSNALLISPVAEKLAAVRHANGRDVWIVAHRWNSNAFVSFLVTADGVQSKPIMSNVGSMHAGPGRNAIGAMKFSPDGRKLAVALWREANKYEVFDFDRSTGLVKNVKAFAPYPEAYGVEFSPDGSKLYGSSNGEGGGQAQIFQFDLKTGKATVIGKSANRKVGSLQRAPDGNIYVAREDNQFLGIIQNPNSDAAKYVDDGLKLGGRRSKLGLPNFITEPGK